GATACGGTTTTAAAAGAGGTTTTGCCTCAGGAAATGTTTGAAAACAATTTTCAGGATAAAAACGAAAGCGAATTTTTGCTTTACTCGTCAAAGGATGAAGAAAAAGCCATCCTTGATGCCCTGGAAAAAGTGAAATTCAATAAAACCAAAGCAGCCCAATTGCTGGGTATAGACAGAAAAACACTCTACAATAAAATAAAACTGTACAACATCGAGCTTTAATCCAGCTCGATGTTGAGTTTTTCGATCAGGTTGTTCATCTGGTCGGTCAGTGTTTTCAGGTAAACGGTACGATCCGCTGCCTTAAGATCCAGTGTTTTGTCTTCCAAAGGGATCAACCGGTCTACAATAGCATAGGCTTCCATTTGTTTTAACATCGGAATCAGCCTGTGTGCGAGCTGTGCAACGGCATCCCAGTCGTTATTTTGAGCAGCCGTGTTTAGCGCTTCCATATTTTCGGTACTACTTTTTATAAAAACCTTTATGATGTTGTTCAGGGCAGTTTTGTCATTCTGGGTAAACTGGTTCAGACTGCTTAAGTCATATAGTTTTTCGGTACTTTCCACCGCCGTGTCATATTTTATTTCTACCGGGGTATTTCCTTCAAAAATAGCCTGTAATTGCTGTAATAACTTATCCAGCTGAATCGGTTTCGGATGAAAAGTGATGAATCCTTTCCGGATAAAATCTTCCTGGATTAGATCGCGTTTGCCTGTCAGGGCAATTACGGGGATTTTCCGGATGGAAGCGTCCTGTTTTATTTTTTCGACCAATTCAAAACCGTCCATTTTGGGCATTTGAATATCACTGAGTACTAAATCGAAATGATTTTGTTTTAACAAAGCCACCACTTTGGAAGCATCGGTTGTTGTGGTAACCGAAACCGGATAATTGGCAAATATTTCTTCCATCAGTTTTAACTGCATAGGATCGTCATCAACGATTAACAGCTGTTTGTTTTCCAGGTAATCGTATTTCTTTTCCTGATTGTCGGAAACGGAATGCCGGTTTTGATCCGGGGCTTTTACATTCGGGATTTTAACCGTAAAGGTCGATCCGGTATGTTCTTTGCTTTCCAGTGAAATACTGCCGCCTAAAAGCTCCATGATGCGTTTGGCGATGGTTAACCCTAATCCGGTACCGCCAAATTTCTTCTCAATACCCGAATGTGCCTGAGTGAATTCTTTAAACACGGCTTTTTGCTTGTTTTTCGGAATTCCGATTCCGGTATCGGTAACGGCAATCGAAATCCAGTCGGCGTCTTTGCTAACGGAAACACTTACAGAACCTTCCTGGGTAAATTTAATGGCATTGGTAACCAGATTGGTCAGAACCTGTTTGATCCGGTACGGATCGGAAATATAAAGTGCATCCAGTTCTTCAGGGACATCCCAGCGCAGTTGGATCCCTTTGTTAGCAGCATTCGGAACCAATGGCTGGCAGGTATTTTCAATCAGATCCTTAAAATTGAAATTAATTGCTTCAATCTTTATTTTGTTGTTTTCCAGTTTTGAAAAATCAATCAGGTCATTCACCAGCTTTAGAATATAATGTGAGGAGTGCCTGATGTTGTCCAGGTATTGCAGCTGCTTCGGCGTAACCGGTGTGTTTTTTAATAAATCGGAAAAACCGATCACGCTACCCAAAGGTGTCTGAATGTCGTGTGTTACGGTTGCCAGCAGCATGGTCTTGCTTCGGAGTAAGTCTTCTTTTTCCGAATTAAGGCGTTCCAGCTGCTGCCGGTATTTCTGATTGATGTTCAGGTCACGAATAATAATCAGCCCGAAAAGCAATACCAGTAATAAGGCAGCGGCGCCAATCCAGGCGATATTTTTGGTGGTTTTGCTGATGGCATATTTGGAATCGTTGATCTTCTGATAGGATTTTTGCAGAATTTCTTTTTCTACGGAAGTAAGCACATTGCGGAGCTGGTCGGATATAACCCTGTTCTCATCCAGTAGTTTCTGTTCTCTCATGAACAGCTGACTTTTGATGCGGTTTTCTTTGGTAACAACATCCGAAATGATCTTTTCAAAAGCCAGTACCAGCGAGTCATTCGAAACCGGTAAAATGCTTAAGGAATCCCGTTGATGCGGATTGAGCACATTGTCCAGAAATTTCCGGATCTGCGAATTGTTCCGGGCACGGCTGATGGGCTGGAAATTGAGCACCAGCGAATCTTTAACATTGTATATTTTAGTAATGGCTTTGTCCAGATTGTTCTCGTGGCTGTATTTTTTACGGAAGTTCAGAATTTCACTGATACTGCGTCTTTTCTTTTGCAGCAGCATCTGGATGGAATCAAATTTGGCAAGCTGATTTTCTTCGGCATCCGTTTTTATGGTCTCGATCTCAGCATTGATACTGTCTAAAAGGCGATGGTATTCCCGGATGCTGCTTTTGCTTTCGGTAAGCATGGCCGCTCTTCCCACAGCTTCGGAGGCATACAGATTGGTAACCACATTACTGATCATCAATATTTTCTTATTCTCTTCGGAAGCCGTTTCTTTTGGGGTGGCAATCTTTAAAATTTCAGAATAGATATACCAAACGGAAATAATGGCAATAACGATTAAAAAGAAATAACCTATTACGACTTTAAATTGTAAGGACTTTGCTTTTTTATTCATTCTATAAAGATAATTTATCTGAATTTTTATTCAAAAAAAAAGTCCAACATTGCGTTGGACTTTTCGTTTTATGATGAAAACCTTAGGAAATAAGGCTTCTTGAAATAACAATTTTTTGGATTTCTGAAGTTCCTTCATAAATCTGGGTGATTTTTGCATCACGCATCATACGCTCTACGTGGTATTCTCTCACGTATCCGTTTCCGCCGTGAATCTGTACCGCTTCGATAGTAGTATCCATTGCTACCTGTGAAGCATATAATTTTGCCATAGCACCCGATTGTGAAATATCCTGTCCGGCATCTTTTTCACTGGCTGCTTTAAAGCAAAGCATTCTTGCCGCAGTGATTTGTGTTGCCATATCGGCTAATTTGAAAGCAATTGCCTGGTGTTTGAAAATTTCTTTACCAAAAGCTTTACGCTCCTGAGAATATTTTAAAGCCAGTTCGTAAGCTCCGGCAGCAATACCTAAAGCCTGGGAAGCAATACCAATACGGCCTCCGTTTAATACACCCATTGCAAAGTTAAAACCAAAACCGTCTGCACCGATTCTGTTTTCTTTAGGTACTTTAACATCTGTAAACATTAAAGAGTGTGTATCGGATCCGCGGATACCCATTTTTTGTTCTTTTGGTCCGATCTCAAAACCAGCCCAGCCTCTTTCAACGATAAAAGCATTGATACCTTTATGTCCTTTTTCTACATCTGTTTGTGCAATTACAATATAAGTAGAAGCAGTATTACCATTTGTAATCCAGTTTTTAGTACCGTTTAATAAATAGTAATCCCCTTTGTCAATTGCTGTTGTTTTTTGTGAAGTAGCATCAGAACCGGCTTCCGGCTCCGATAAACAGAAAGCACCAATAACTTCTCCTTTAGCAAGAGGAACCAAATATTTTAATTTTTGTTCTTCGTTACAGTATTTTTCAAGACCTGCACATACTAAAGAGTTGTTAACTGACATAACAACTGCAGCAGAAGCATCAATTTTAGCAATTTCTTCCATCGCTAAAACATACGAAACGCTGTCTAATCCTGCTCCGCCATATTTTGGATCTACCATCATTCCTAAGAAACCAAGTTCCGCCATTTTCTTTACCTGTTCTTCTGGGAATTTTTGGTGTTCATCTCTTTCAATTACACCCGGTAGTAATTCAGTTTGAGCAAAATCACGAGCCGCTTGCTGTATCATTAAATGCTCTTCAGTCAGTTTAAAATCCATTTTAATTTAAGTATTTTGTTTGCGTGTTTTTTTAAAAAGTTCCCAAATATAGGGTATAAATATCATACTTTCAACTGGATTGCCTAATTTTAACCCATGCAAAATAGTGTATATAAAGTTATCGGTGTAATGTCAGGGACTTCCCTGGACGGAATTGATCTGGCAGTCCTGGTTTTTACTTTTCAAAATCAAAAATGGACCTATACAATTCAGGAAAGTGCCACGGTGGGTTATTCTGCTGATTGGGTTGTAAAATTAAAAGAAGCCGTTTCGTATTCTGAATCCCGGCTGAAAGAACTCAATAAAAACTATACGGAATTGTTAGCGAAGGTGATTCGTGATTTTATAAGCCGGCATGACATTCAGGAAATTGATGCGGTCTGTTCCCACGGGCATACGATACTGCATCAGCCGGAAAAAGGATTTACGCTGCAGATTGGCAATCTTCCGGAAATAGCCGCACTTATTCATCAGAAAGTGGTTTGTGATTTCAGGGTTCAGGATGTGGAACTGGGCGGACAGGGTGCGCCTCTGGTTCCGATTGGCGACCGCCTGCTTTTTTCGGAATATGACTACTGTCTGAATCTGGGTGGTTTTTCCAATGTGTCCTTTGAAGAGAACGGGGAACGCATCGCTTTTGATATTTCTCCGGTAAATACGGTGCTGAATTTTTATGCCGGTAAACTGGGTTATGATTATGACGACAAAGGGAAGCTGGCTGCTCAGGGAACTGTTTCGGAAGCCTTGCTGGCCGAATTGAATGCGCTGCCGTTTTATCGCAAACAGTATCCGAAATCACTGGGGTTTGAATTTGTAAAAGAAACGATTTTCCCGATCATTGAACTGTATCCCATTACTGCAGAAGCAGTGTTAAGAACGTTTACGGAGCATATTGCTTTCCAGATTGCCGAAGCGTTGCCGGTTAAAAAAGGAAAACTGCTGGTAACCGGCGGCGGTGCCTACAATGATTTCCTGATTGCACTTTTGAAAGGTCATTTGCCGGACATGACCATTGCCATTCCGGATCCGAAAACAATTGAATTTAAAGAAGCCCTGATCTTCGGATTATTGGGCGTTTTAAAACTTCGGAATGAAGTCAATGTGCTGGCCAGCGTTACCGGAGCCAGGTATAATCACAGTTCCGGAAGAATTTATGATATACAGTAAAAACTTTGAGACTTTAAGAGTTTCAAGCTATATTTGTGCCACTTAAAAAACAACAATACAATAAAATTATATACAATGAAAGATTTATTGAAGAAATTCGAAAATAAAGAGCCGGAAGTAGTATTCCATTGGAAAGATGCTGAAACAGAAGCAGAAGGTTGGACGGTAATCAACTCATTAAGAGGTGGAGCAGCCGGAGGAGGAACCCGTATGCGTAAAGGATTAGACATGAATGAGGTTCTTTCACTTGCCAAAACAATGGAAGTGAAGTTTTCGGTTTCGGGCCCGGCTATTGGCGGTGCAAAATCTGGAATTAACTTTGATCCTAACGATCCGAGAAAAAAAGGTGTATTACAACGTTGGTACAAAGCGGTTTCGCCATTATTAAAAAGTTACTACGGAACCGGTGGAGATTTGAATGTTGATGAGATCCACGAAGTAATTCCGATGACAGAAGAATGTGGGGTATGGCATCCGCAGGAAGGTGTTTTTAACGGACATTTTAAACCGACAGAAGCTGATAAAATCAACAGAATTGGACAATTACGCCAGGGAGTTGTAAAAGTGATTGAAAACACGACTTTCTCTCCGGACATCAACAGAAAATATACGGTTGCCGATATGATCACCGGTTATGGTGTGGCGCAGGCGGTACGTCATTTTTATGATATTTACGGTGGTAATGTTGCCGGTAAAAAAGCAATTGTTCAAGGATTCGGAAATGTAGGTTCTGCTGCCGCATTCTATTTAGCAGAAATGGGTGCGAAAGTAATCGGTATCATCGACAGAGACGGTGGTGTGATCAAAGAAGACGGCTTTACATTTGAAGAGATCAGAACATTATTCCTGAATAAAGACGGTAATAAATTAGTAGCAGACAATATGATCCCTTTTGAAGAGATCAATGCTAAAATCTGGACTTTAGGAGCGCAGATCTTTACGCCATGTGCAGCTTCAAGATTGGTAACAAAAGAACAGCTTGACAACATGATCGCTTCCGGATTGGAAGTTATCTCTTGTGGTGCGAATGTTCCTTTTGCCGATAAAGAAATTTTCTTCGGTCCTATTATGGAAGAAACCGATAGCAAAGTGAGTTTAATCCCTGACTTTATTTCCAACTGTGGTATGGCGCGTGTATTTGCCTACTTCATGGAGAAAAAAGTTCAGATGACGGACGAAGCTATTTTTAACGATACGTCCGATACGATTCGCAAAGCCATTGAAAAGGCACATGCGCTAAATGCTGACAAGAAAAATATCAGTGCGACAGCCTTTGAAATAGCACTAAAACAACTTTTATAATTAAAAAACACCCAACGAAAGTTGGGTGTTTTTTTTAACTAATAATTATTTACCTTTATCTCCGTTATATAAAAAGGAATAATATTTGCTAATACTATAAAAAGCATCTTATTTAATAGACAATGAAAGGATTCGAAACGGAACAGGAAAAGAAATCATTCGTAATAACAACCATCTTATGCGGGCTTATTGTTGCGCTGTTGTTTCTTTTGAAATTTACGTCCAGTCTTGATATCATGCAAATGCAGCTGGAAGGCGGAGGCGGAGGTGGTATTGCCGTAAATTTCGGTGATAGCGATGTGGGTTCCGGGAAAAACTTCCAGAGCGAGGTTTTAAACGTAGCCAATCATGCTAAAGCAACTCCGGCAGCTCCGGCACCGGAGGAGGAAATAATCGGTCAGGATTATGACGATGCTCCGGTAGTGGCAACAACTAAAAAGACAGAAAAAACAAAACCGGTTGATAAACCGGCAGTGGTACCGGAGAAAAAACCGTCCAAATCGACCAGTGATGCCTTGGCAAATTTGTTAGGCGGATCTAAAAACGGTGGTGACGGCGATGATAAAGCCAGTGGCAATAAAGGAAAACTGGACGGCGATAAAAATGCTTCCGGTTATTATGGCGGCGGCGGTTCCGGCGGTGGAAAAGGTTCCGGTGACGGAACCGGTGAAGGCAGCGGATCGGGATCCGGAAAAGGCGGCGGTTATGGAAGCGGTAACGGAACCGGTGTTGGAAACTACCAGCTGGCCGGACGTAAAGCGATTTCGAAACCACGTCCTAATTATAACTGCAATGAAGAAGGGCAGGTTGCCGTAGCGATCGAAGTGGACAAAAACGGAAAGGTTATTGGTGCAGAACCCGGAGTAAGGGGGACAACCAATGCCGCGAAATGTCTGCTGGACCAGGCTAAAATAGCTGCACTGCAAACAAAATTTGACCCAAACCCGGGCGCACCTGACAAACAGGTCGGGAAAATTATATATAACTTCAAGTTGACAGAGTAAAGAACTTCTTTACTCTTTTTCTTTTACAGCAAATGAATTATCAGGAAACTTTGAACTGGATGTTTGCACAACTTCCAATGTTCCAGCAACAAGGCGCTTCTGCCTATAAAAAAGATTTAACGAATACCTTACTGCTTTGCAAACATTTGAATAATCCTGAAAAAGGGATCAGAACGATACATGTTGCCGGTACGAACGGTAAAGGTTCGACCTCTTCAATGATTGCTTCCGTTTTGCAGGAAGCAGGATACAAGACAGGATTGTACACGTCGCCGCATTTAAAAGATTTCAGGGAACGTATTAAGATTGACGGTGTGGAAATACCGGAAACGTATGTTTGTGATTTTATAGCGCGTAATAAAGCTTTTTTTGAATCCGGTCATCTGAGCTTTTTTGAAATGACTGTCGGACTGGCTTTCGAGTATTTTAAGGACCAGCAGGTCGATGTTGCAGTGATAGAAGTAGGAATGGGCGGCCGGTTGGATTCGACCAATGTGATTGCACCGCTGGTTTCGGTGATCACGAATATCGGTTTTGATCATACGCAGTTTTTAGGCGATACTTATGAGGCGATAGCTTTTGAAAAAGCAGGAATCATTAAACCCGGTATTCCGGTGGTTGTGGGCGAATATAATGCCGCAACCCAACCGGTTT
This region of Flavobacterium inviolabile genomic DNA includes:
- a CDS encoding Glu/Leu/Phe/Val dehydrogenase dimerization domain-containing protein, with the protein product MKDLLKKFENKEPEVVFHWKDAETEAEGWTVINSLRGGAAGGGTRMRKGLDMNEVLSLAKTMEVKFSVSGPAIGGAKSGINFDPNDPRKKGVLQRWYKAVSPLLKSYYGTGGDLNVDEIHEVIPMTEECGVWHPQEGVFNGHFKPTEADKINRIGQLRQGVVKVIENTTFSPDINRKYTVADMITGYGVAQAVRHFYDIYGGNVAGKKAIVQGFGNVGSAAAFYLAEMGAKVIGIIDRDGGVIKEDGFTFEEIRTLFLNKDGNKLVADNMIPFEEINAKIWTLGAQIFTPCAASRLVTKEQLDNMIASGLEVISCGANVPFADKEIFFGPIMEETDSKVSLIPDFISNCGMARVFAYFMEKKVQMTDEAIFNDTSDTIRKAIEKAHALNADKKNISATAFEIALKQLL
- a CDS encoding energy transducer TonB family protein, with the translated sequence MKGFETEQEKKSFVITTILCGLIVALLFLLKFTSSLDIMQMQLEGGGGGGIAVNFGDSDVGSGKNFQSEVLNVANHAKATPAAPAPEEEIIGQDYDDAPVVATTKKTEKTKPVDKPAVVPEKKPSKSTSDALANLLGGSKNGGDGDDKASGNKGKLDGDKNASGYYGGGGSGGGKGSGDGTGEGSGSGSGKGGGYGSGNGTGVGNYQLAGRKAISKPRPNYNCNEEGQVAVAIEVDKNGKVIGAEPGVRGTTNAAKCLLDQAKIAALQTKFDPNPGAPDKQVGKIIYNFKLTE
- a CDS encoding hybrid sensor histidine kinase/response regulator; the protein is MNKKAKSLQFKVVIGYFFLIVIAIISVWYIYSEILKIATPKETASEENKKILMISNVVTNLYASEAVGRAAMLTESKSSIREYHRLLDSINAEIETIKTDAEENQLAKFDSIQMLLQKKRRSISEILNFRKKYSHENNLDKAITKIYNVKDSLVLNFQPISRARNNSQIRKFLDNVLNPHQRDSLSILPVSNDSLVLAFEKIISDVVTKENRIKSQLFMREQKLLDENRVISDQLRNVLTSVEKEILQKSYQKINDSKYAISKTTKNIAWIGAAALLLVLLFGLIIIRDLNINQKYRQQLERLNSEKEDLLRSKTMLLATVTHDIQTPLGSVIGFSDLLKNTPVTPKQLQYLDNIRHSSHYILKLVNDLIDFSKLENNKIKIEAINFNFKDLIENTCQPLVPNAANKGIQLRWDVPEELDALYISDPYRIKQVLTNLVTNAIKFTQEGSVSVSVSKDADWISIAVTDTGIGIPKNKQKAVFKEFTQAHSGIEKKFGGTGLGLTIAKRIMELLGGSISLESKEHTGSTFTVKIPNVKAPDQNRHSVSDNQEKKYDYLENKQLLIVDDDPMQLKLMEEIFANYPVSVTTTTDASKVVALLKQNHFDLVLSDIQMPKMDGFELVEKIKQDASIRKIPVIALTGKRDLIQEDFIRKGFITFHPKPIQLDKLLQQLQAIFEGNTPVEIKYDTAVESTEKLYDLSSLNQFTQNDKTALNNIIKVFIKSSTENMEALNTAAQNNDWDAVAQLAHRLIPMLKQMEAYAIVDRLIPLEDKTLDLKAADRTVYLKTLTDQMNNLIEKLNIELD
- a CDS encoding anhydro-N-acetylmuramic acid kinase → MQNSVYKVIGVMSGTSLDGIDLAVLVFTFQNQKWTYTIQESATVGYSADWVVKLKEAVSYSESRLKELNKNYTELLAKVIRDFISRHDIQEIDAVCSHGHTILHQPEKGFTLQIGNLPEIAALIHQKVVCDFRVQDVELGGQGAPLVPIGDRLLFSEYDYCLNLGGFSNVSFEENGERIAFDISPVNTVLNFYAGKLGYDYDDKGKLAAQGTVSEALLAELNALPFYRKQYPKSLGFEFVKETIFPIIELYPITAEAVLRTFTEHIAFQIAEALPVKKGKLLVTGGGAYNDFLIALLKGHLPDMTIAIPDPKTIEFKEALIFGLLGVLKLRNEVNVLASVTGARYNHSSGRIYDIQ
- a CDS encoding acyl-CoA dehydrogenase gives rise to the protein MDFKLTEEHLMIQQAARDFAQTELLPGVIERDEHQKFPEEQVKKMAELGFLGMMVDPKYGGAGLDSVSYVLAMEEIAKIDASAAVVMSVNNSLVCAGLEKYCNEEQKLKYLVPLAKGEVIGAFCLSEPEAGSDATSQKTTAIDKGDYYLLNGTKNWITNGNTASTYIVIAQTDVEKGHKGINAFIVERGWAGFEIGPKEQKMGIRGSDTHSLMFTDVKVPKENRIGADGFGFNFAMGVLNGGRIGIASQALGIAAGAYELALKYSQERKAFGKEIFKHQAIAFKLADMATQITAARMLCFKAASEKDAGQDISQSGAMAKLYASQVAMDTTIEAVQIHGGNGYVREYHVERMMRDAKITQIYEGTSEIQKIVISRSLIS
- a CDS encoding bifunctional folylpolyglutamate synthase/dihydrofolate synthase, with translation MNYQETLNWMFAQLPMFQQQGASAYKKDLTNTLLLCKHLNNPEKGIRTIHVAGTNGKGSTSSMIASVLQEAGYKTGLYTSPHLKDFRERIKIDGVEIPETYVCDFIARNKAFFESGHLSFFEMTVGLAFEYFKDQQVDVAVIEVGMGGRLDSTNVIAPLVSVITNIGFDHTQFLGDTYEAIAFEKAGIIKPGIPVVVGEYNAATQPVFIAKAKECASEIYFASDLEQQDYPIALLGDYQVHNKKTVLQTIDVLKNVFTISEENIKNGLWHVVKNTGLHGRWEQVHSNPKAICDTAHNSHGLKIVLNQIKKEPFEKLFFVLGVVNDKDLETILPLFPKNAKYFFCKPNVQRGLEASVLQQKAAGFELFGEVYNSVSEAYAEALHTAGKDDFIYVGGSTFVVAEIL